One segment of bacterium DNA contains the following:
- a CDS encoding four helix bundle protein, whose product MKIRLYLRLCERWQWLTSGQYRHASEQVAEIGRLLGGWLKTVFGCVRPTSFRYARNVARGFCAAEAIKMARSLPWPGTKYIFILVPGKY is encoded by the coding sequence ATGAAAATCCGGTTATACTTACGTTTATGCGAACGTTGGCAATGGCTTACGTCCGGACAATACCGGCATGCTTCCGAGCAAGTAGCTGAAATTGGACGCCTGCTGGGTGGATGGTTGAAAACTGTTTTCGGGTGTGTGCGTCCCACATCTTTCCGCTATGCCAGAAATGTGGCGCGGGGATTCTGCGCTGCCGAGGCGATAAAGATGGCGCGGTCGTTGCCCTGGCCGGGGACCAAATACATTTTTATATTGGTTCCGGGTAAATATTGA